The proteins below are encoded in one region of Listeria swaminathanii:
- a CDS encoding bifunctional transcriptional activator/DNA repair enzyme AdaA, with translation MITNQRDIDKYYDMLVEKNSNYEGVFFVGVKTTGILCRPTCPAKKPLKENCEFFSTAKEALLASYRPCKRCEPLSNPTKMSPAVKLLVDAIEENPEKKWTDKDFDELSISANTARRQFKKQFGMTFIEYARSRRLGLAFKHIRNGDSIINAQIDSGYESGNGFRDAFSKTMGNVPHKSKDITILHSAWLETKLGSMLAISDDDSLLLLEFVDRKGLETEIKKLRMRLNAAITPEKTAVIKQIEEELTLYFDGELVDFQTPIRYIGSDFQQSVWDELRRIPIGETISYKGLAEKLGRPTASRAVARANGTNQLSLIVPCHRVINTSGALGGYGGGLARKEWLIKHEKMVPK, from the coding sequence GTGATAACGAATCAGCGGGATATTGATAAATATTACGATATGTTAGTGGAGAAAAATTCGAATTATGAAGGGGTCTTTTTTGTTGGGGTGAAAACGACGGGGATACTTTGTCGCCCAACGTGTCCGGCGAAAAAACCTTTGAAAGAAAATTGTGAGTTTTTCAGTACGGCTAAGGAGGCGTTGCTTGCATCATACCGGCCTTGCAAGCGCTGTGAACCGCTCTCCAATCCGACGAAAATGTCTCCTGCTGTGAAGTTGCTTGTTGATGCAATTGAGGAGAATCCGGAGAAAAAGTGGACCGATAAAGATTTTGATGAATTATCAATAAGTGCAAATACGGCTCGGCGCCAGTTTAAGAAGCAATTTGGGATGACTTTTATTGAGTATGCGCGGTCGCGGCGGCTCGGTCTTGCTTTTAAGCATATTCGGAATGGTGATTCGATTATTAACGCGCAAATTGATAGTGGTTATGAGTCTGGAAACGGGTTTCGGGATGCTTTTTCGAAAACGATGGGGAATGTTCCTCATAAATCAAAAGATATCACTATTTTGCACTCCGCTTGGCTTGAAACCAAACTTGGCTCAATGCTCGCAATTTCCGATGATGATAGTTTACTTCTTTTAGAATTTGTTGATCGAAAAGGACTTGAAACAGAAATTAAAAAATTGCGAATGCGCTTAAACGCAGCTATCACACCTGAAAAAACGGCTGTAATTAAACAAATTGAAGAAGAACTAACGTTATATTTTGATGGCGAGTTAGTTGATTTTCAAACGCCAATTCGCTACATTGGCTCGGATTTTCAGCAAAGTGTCTGGGATGAGCTGCGTCGAATTCCAATAGGCGAGACGATTTCTTACAAAGGTCTGGCGGAAAAATTAGGGCGGCCAACCGCAAGTCGAGCTGTAGCAAGAGCAAACGGCACCAACCAATTATCGCTTATCGTCCCGTGTCACCGCGTAATCAATACTAGCGGAGCACTAGGCGGCTACGGTGGCGGTCTGGCACGCAAAGAATGGCTCATTAAACATGAAAAGATGGTTCCAAAGTAA
- a CDS encoding 2-hydroxyacid dehydrogenase family protein: MTASVFVAGKLLPETMKTLGKWDVNAYTGEENITEDELLKNTAEVDAIICPLSSPITAKVLESAKNLKIVANIGAGFDNIDVKKAQELGIAVTNTPDVSTEATAELTLGLILDVARRISEGDRLCRETPEQFKGWAPTFFLGTELSGKTLGIIGLGRIGQAVAKRAAAFGMKIIYSGHNPKEAAKEWDAEFVSQEELLERSDVVTIHAAYNPSLKHLLNETTLKTMKSSAFLINAARGPVVEEAALINALKTGVIAGAALDVFEFEPKIGAELGKLDNVVLTPHIGNATVETRTEMGKIAIVNVEAVLAGGEPLHSVY, encoded by the coding sequence ATGACAGCGAGCGTGTTTGTAGCAGGAAAATTACTACCAGAAACGATGAAAACTCTTGGAAAATGGGATGTTAACGCCTATACGGGTGAAGAAAATATTACAGAAGATGAGCTGTTAAAAAATACAGCTGAAGTGGACGCAATCATATGCCCACTTTCTTCACCAATCACAGCAAAAGTATTAGAATCAGCAAAAAATCTCAAAATCGTGGCAAATATTGGCGCGGGTTTTGATAATATCGATGTGAAAAAAGCGCAGGAGTTGGGCATTGCAGTGACCAATACGCCAGATGTATCAACAGAAGCGACGGCTGAACTGACGCTGGGATTGATTTTGGACGTAGCACGGAGAATTTCAGAAGGCGACCGATTATGCCGTGAAACCCCCGAGCAATTTAAAGGTTGGGCGCCAACGTTCTTTTTAGGCACAGAGTTAAGCGGAAAAACGCTTGGAATCATTGGTTTAGGAAGAATTGGCCAGGCAGTCGCGAAACGTGCCGCTGCTTTTGGAATGAAAATTATTTATTCAGGACACAATCCGAAAGAAGCTGCAAAAGAGTGGGACGCGGAGTTTGTGAGCCAAGAAGAACTATTGGAGCGGAGCGATGTCGTGACGATCCACGCGGCATATAATCCAAGCTTGAAACATTTATTGAACGAAACAACCTTAAAAACAATGAAGTCGAGCGCATTTTTGATTAATGCTGCCCGTGGCCCTGTTGTGGAGGAAGCGGCACTGATTAACGCGTTAAAAACAGGCGTGATTGCTGGCGCCGCGCTAGATGTCTTTGAATTCGAACCGAAAATTGGCGCAGAGCTAGGCAAGCTAGATAATGTTGTTTTAACACCACACATCGGCAACGCAACCGTGGAAACCCGCACAGAAATGGGCAAAATCGCTATCGTCAATGTAGAAGCAGTTTTGGCAGGCGGAGAACCGCTACATTCCGTGTATTGA
- a CDS encoding DUF1672 family protein, with the protein MKKIILSLSATLFLLSGCFNMNEQTAEEKAQKGTIPVQDYVGQGFSFVDGNKSAERVKQNEVEIKQKAIEYVKTKYKTNVKVNNVVPARNAAVVMVECEEPIQFHTSVIVGESINKKGEWSARSSDGEVEQAIVSGLYAKAYETEFRNLDTFTEKLAKENNLLGLRDEAIEKTSSSGYTSNHYFIAASSLSFPSVYQAYIENQRIATDELKLLFAKDDPEGNILSIPMEFYSKEDKLPEQKIADNLAERLKQENGLPKGNYMITVYKNLIINRVGLPDGENVDVDNIIK; encoded by the coding sequence ATGAAAAAAATCATCCTAAGTTTATCAGCAACATTATTTTTACTATCCGGATGTTTCAATATGAATGAACAAACAGCGGAAGAAAAAGCCCAAAAAGGAACCATACCCGTGCAAGATTATGTAGGGCAAGGTTTTTCATTTGTTGACGGGAATAAATCGGCAGAACGAGTGAAACAGAATGAAGTAGAGATTAAACAAAAAGCCATAGAATATGTGAAGACTAAATATAAAACAAATGTAAAAGTAAATAACGTGGTACCAGCCCGAAATGCAGCGGTTGTTATGGTAGAATGCGAGGAACCTATTCAATTTCATACTTCGGTCATAGTGGGGGAATCGATTAATAAAAAGGGTGAATGGTCTGCGAGGAGTAGTGATGGCGAAGTAGAGCAAGCAATTGTCAGTGGTTTATATGCCAAAGCTTATGAAACGGAATTCCGTAATTTAGATACGTTCACTGAGAAATTAGCTAAAGAAAATAACTTATTGGGATTGAGAGATGAAGCAATTGAAAAAACATCATCTTCTGGATATACAAGTAATCACTACTTTATTGCAGCATCATCATTAAGTTTTCCAAGTGTTTACCAAGCATATATAGAAAATCAAAGAATTGCGACAGATGAATTAAAATTATTATTTGCGAAAGATGATCCGGAGGGAAACATTTTATCAATCCCAATGGAATTTTATTCTAAAGAAGATAAACTTCCTGAGCAAAAGATAGCAGATAACTTGGCAGAGAGACTTAAACAAGAAAACGGATTACCTAAGGGAAACTATATGATTACAGTATACAAAAATCTTATTATTAACCGAGTAGGCTTGCCAGATGGTGAAAATGTGGACGTAGATAACATAATTAAATGA
- a CDS encoding isocitrate lyase/PEP mutase family protein — protein MIKNFKKLKSLHELPTPLILYNCWDVASAKAIQQGGAPVIATSSYAIAESRGVADGEHLTFDEMLFVITRIALNVSLPLTVDIESGYATDLEELAQNIERLLAIGVCGVNLEDQLIGSANPMLCSVEEQCDKIKTIKETAAKMSTDIFVNARTDVFFQGREETEDLVREAINRAKAYKEAGADAIFIPGLLSPKLIRAFVEKSPLPVNVMMMDGMLSSAELQEIGVKRISYGPFSFFRANLAIQQEVERIFTGGEAL, from the coding sequence ATGATAAAAAACTTTAAAAAACTAAAATCCCTACACGAACTACCCACCCCACTAATCCTCTACAACTGCTGGGATGTCGCATCTGCCAAAGCTATCCAACAAGGCGGAGCACCAGTAATAGCGACAAGCAGTTATGCAATCGCAGAATCACGCGGTGTGGCGGACGGGGAGCATTTAACTTTTGATGAAATGCTCTTCGTTATTACGCGTATCGCTCTGAATGTGAGTCTGCCGTTGACGGTGGATATTGAAAGTGGTTATGCCACTGATTTGGAAGAACTGGCTCAGAATATTGAGCGGTTGCTGGCGATTGGTGTTTGTGGTGTGAACTTGGAAGATCAGCTGATTGGCTCTGCAAATCCTATGCTCTGCAGTGTGGAGGAACAATGTGATAAAATCAAGACAATCAAAGAAACGGCGGCAAAAATGAGCACGGATATTTTTGTCAATGCGCGGACAGATGTCTTTTTCCAAGGGCGCGAAGAAACGGAAGACTTGGTGCGAGAAGCGATTAACAGGGCGAAAGCATACAAAGAGGCTGGGGCGGATGCTATTTTCATTCCAGGGCTGTTATCGCCAAAATTAATTCGTGCTTTTGTAGAAAAATCACCACTTCCTGTTAACGTTATGATGATGGATGGGATGCTCTCGAGCGCAGAATTACAAGAAATTGGTGTGAAAAGAATCAGCTATGGACCGTTTAGCTTTTTTCGGGCCAATTTAGCGATTCAGCAGGAAGTAGAGCGGATTTTTACGGGAGGGGAAGCCTTGTGA
- a CDS encoding DUF4064 domain-containing protein: protein MNYFKTEKILITIGAIVFMLMGLGILLIGSFTPIEFNINGDYFTATYWEVANISMGGFWLWTIFWVIPCVIGLMGMICWFSLKKTPKKSWGVVLIVMGVISIFSLAGILYLVAGIMVINSKYWREKKVMSAGLKVD from the coding sequence ATGAATTATTTTAAAACAGAAAAAATATTGATTACTATAGGTGCGATTGTTTTTATGCTAATGGGGCTTGGAATATTATTAATTGGGAGTTTTACACCAATTGAATTTAATATCAATGGTGATTATTTTACAGCTACTTATTGGGAGGTAGCGAATATTAGCATGGGTGGATTCTGGCTGTGGACGATTTTTTGGGTAATTCCGTGCGTTATTGGACTAATGGGTATGATTTGTTGGTTTTCCCTTAAAAAAACGCCTAAAAAAAGCTGGGGTGTTGTTTTAATTGTCATGGGGGTTATCAGTATTTTTTCATTAGCAGGCATTCTATATTTAGTTGCAGGTATTATGGTAATTAACAGCAAATATTGGCGTGAGAAAAAAGTAATGAGTGCTGGACTGAAAGTAGATTGA
- a CDS encoding TM2 domain-containing protein has translation MAKVIKIEDSSAIVLKDNGETIDVSLTCFTFSPDTGDEVEVYKHGEELIVNKKVEKTTENPNINIVNNNSQNQDQAQEQAQTQTQTQTVVTEIRFSQKDEGKLVNKWVYVALALLLGTFGAHKFLAGKNGQGVLYVVFCWTGIPSIVSFIEGIVAIFKKADANNEILIQ, from the coding sequence ATGGCAAAGGTCATTAAAATTGAAGATAGTTCAGCAATAGTACTAAAAGATAACGGGGAGACAATCGATGTTTCATTGACTTGTTTTACATTCAGTCCTGACACTGGGGATGAAGTGGAAGTTTATAAACACGGAGAAGAACTGATTGTAAATAAAAAAGTGGAGAAAACGACTGAAAATCCTAATATTAATATCGTTAACAATAACTCCCAAAATCAAGATCAGGCTCAAGAGCAAGCTCAGACTCAAACTCAAACACAAACAGTTGTAACAGAAATTCGTTTTTCCCAAAAGGATGAAGGGAAATTAGTTAATAAATGGGTTTATGTTGCCTTAGCACTTCTACTTGGAACATTCGGCGCTCATAAATTCTTAGCAGGAAAAAATGGTCAAGGCGTTCTTTACGTAGTATTTTGCTGGACTGGTATTCCTTCAATTGTATCGTTTATAGAAGGAATTGTGGCTATATTTAAAAAAGCGGATGCTAATAATGAGATTCTTATTCAATAA
- a CDS encoding Crp/Fnr family transcriptional regulator translates to MKYIEYHDYIKRDAIIYAYLLDNFSYVCKQIKAWESVTIDRDHVLLVKNGTLIEESDGKKKGIVRCFFQKNLVFPTRNPMVLKALETSEVCLISAEGVFGKLEEDQILSNFFLQIAEKNEQDLKRQALLGIENSKNKVVSTLNFLLENNLANTTLPVFPEWLQINILAKLANCSISTISSTVNELHNDGKLDIKSSPWKLKGREMRLEYFEREVQKVAD, encoded by the coding sequence ATGAAGTACATTGAATATCACGACTACATCAAAAGAGACGCCATTATTTATGCTTATTTACTCGATAATTTTTCTTATGTTTGTAAACAAATAAAGGCTTGGGAAAGTGTAACTATAGATAGAGACCACGTTTTATTAGTGAAAAATGGAACGTTAATTGAAGAAAGTGATGGAAAGAAAAAAGGTATTGTTCGTTGTTTTTTTCAAAAAAATCTTGTTTTTCCTACTAGAAATCCGATGGTACTGAAGGCCTTGGAGACATCTGAAGTTTGTTTGATTAGCGCGGAAGGGGTATTTGGGAAACTGGAAGAGGATCAAATCTTATCTAATTTCTTTTTACAAATCGCGGAGAAAAATGAACAAGATTTAAAAAGACAAGCATTACTCGGTATCGAAAACTCGAAAAATAAAGTTGTATCCACGCTTAATTTCCTATTAGAAAATAATTTAGCTAATACCACATTACCAGTTTTTCCAGAATGGCTCCAAATAAATATTTTAGCGAAACTAGCTAATTGCTCTATTTCCACAATATCTTCAACTGTAAATGAACTACACAATGATGGAAAATTGGATATTAAATCTTCTCCATGGAAGCTCAAAGGACGCGAAATGAGACTTGAATATTTTGAAAGAGAAGTTCAAAAAGTAGCAGACTAA
- a CDS encoding pentapeptide repeat-containing protein, protein MKKITAPRIPDEDLTVYPNDTYFIEDVGEVSEQIFRKTTLTGEIFEHFHLETIIFDGCVFDSVSLVSANLTDIVFKNCDLSNLDLMGAIIHRVRFENCKLIGVNFSDATLRNCTFVDCYADYVAFRYANLKWVAFEAGAYTNSDFSGAQLVDTYLERLDLNKAQFLNCALSGVDLSTCIFESITAMPQDLKGVSIDFSQAPALMPLFGIRVK, encoded by the coding sequence ATGAAAAAAATTACTGCACCGCGGATTCCTGATGAGGATTTGACGGTTTATCCAAATGATACATATTTTATTGAAGATGTTGGTGAAGTTAGTGAGCAGATTTTTAGAAAAACGACGCTAACTGGGGAAATTTTTGAGCATTTTCATTTAGAAACAATTATTTTTGATGGATGTGTGTTCGATTCTGTTTCTCTTGTAAGCGCGAATTTGACCGATATTGTTTTTAAAAATTGTGACTTGTCGAATTTAGATTTGATGGGTGCGATTATTCACCGGGTTCGTTTTGAAAATTGTAAATTAATTGGCGTGAATTTCAGTGATGCTACGCTTAGAAATTGTACTTTTGTTGACTGTTACGCGGATTATGTTGCCTTTCGTTATGCTAATTTGAAATGGGTGGCGTTTGAAGCCGGCGCGTATACGAATAGTGATTTTAGTGGTGCGCAACTGGTTGATACGTATTTGGAACGGCTTGATTTGAATAAGGCTCAGTTTTTGAATTGTGCTCTTAGTGGGGTTGATCTTAGTACTTGTATTTTTGAGTCTATTACTGCGATGCCGCAAGATTTAAAAGGTGTGAGCATTGATTTTTCTCAAGCGCCTGCCTTGATGCCGCTGTTTGGGATTCGGGTAAAATAA